TATGACAGCACATTTAAGTGTTCCTTCATTAGAACCAAATGCTAAGTTACCAACATCATTGTCAAAAAATGTGGTTACTAATTTATTACAAAACAAACTAGGCTTTCAAGGTTTGATTGTAACAGATGGGCTAAATATGAAAGGAGCTGCAAATTATTCAACTCCGGCAGAAATTGATTTAGCTGCAATTCTTGCAGGAAATGATATATTGTTAATACCACAAGATATTCCAGGTTCTGTTAAGTTGCTAAAAGATGCTATTTTAAAAGGAAGTTTAACTGAAGAACGATTAAATTTTTCGGTAAAAAAAATATTAAAAGCAAAATACTTAGTAGGTTTAAATAAGTATGTGCCAATTTCTATAGAAAATTTACAACAAGATTTAAATTCTCCTTACGATGAGGTTTTACACAGAAAGTTGATTAAAAATTCAATTACTGTAGTAAAGAATAAAGGTAGCGTCTTACCTATTAAAGATCTTAAAGATAAGAAAATAGCATATGTTTCTTTAGGTAGTTCTAAAGGAAAAGAGTTTTTAACAATGCTTAGAAATTATAAAAAAATAGATGTAATTTCAGACAAGCACTTGAGTGTTTTAACACAGAAATTAAAAAAATATGATTTAGTTATTATTGGATTTCATAAATCTAATAAGCACCCATGGAAAGGTTATAAATTTTCGAACAAAGATTTAGTTTGGTTACAAGAAATAGCAAGAACAAAGAAGGTTATTTTAGATGTATTTGCAAGTCCGTATAGTTTATTAAAGCTTAAATCGTTTGAGAATATAGAAGGAGTAGTGGTTTCTTATCAAAATAGTAAATTATCACAAGAACTTTCTGCGCAAGCCCTTTTTGGAGCTTTTGATTTAAAAGGAAAACTACCAGTATCAATTAATAATGAGTTTAAAGAAGGAGAGGGACTTTTAGTAAAAGGACTTCATGTTTTTGAATATACAATTCCTGAAGAGGCAGGTATTTCTTCTGAGAAATTATCAATAATAAATAAAAGGATTGATACTATTTTAAAGCAAAAAATGACACCTGGAGGACAAATCTTAGTTGCTCGAAACGGAAAAGTTTTTATTAATAAAAGTTTCGGATATCACACACATTTAAAAAAAAGAAAAGTAAAAAAAACGGACATTTATGATCTTGCTTCTTTAACCAAAATTTTAGCGTCATTACCTATGATAATGAAAGCTGAGGAAGATAGAAAAATTAGTTTATTTTCTAGCTTAGGAGATGTGTTACCAAGGTTTTATAAATCAAATAAAGATACTTTAATTTTAAAAGAAATTTTATCGCATACTGCTCGCCTTCCTTCATGGATACCTTTTTATATGAATACAAGAGATGAAGAGACAGGAAAAAATTCAATTAAGTATTATCGAAAAAAAAGAACAAAAAAATATAATATTAAAGTAGCTAAAAATCTATATTTAAGCAAAGATTATAGAGATACAATATATAAACACATTGTAGAGATTGACCAAAGAAAAAGAGTAGGATATAAATATAGTGATTTAGGATATTATATTTTTAAAGAAATTCTTGAGAAAAAATATAAAACACCTTTAAATAGGTTAGTTGATGAGGAGTTTTATAAGTCTTTAGGAGCTGATAGGATGACTTATTTGCCACTCAAGAAATTTGATAGATCTGAAATAGTACCTACCGAAAGGGATAATTATTACAGAAACCAATTAGTACATGGTTATGTACATGATATGGGAGCTGCAATGTTAGGTGGAGTAGGAGGTCATGCAGGTTTATTTGCAAATGCAAATGATGTAGCAAAAATAATGCAGATGTATTTACAAAAAGGTGAATATGGAGGAAAAAAATATTTAAACCCAGAAACGCTAGATAAATTTAATCATAGATATTATAAAAAAAGAAGAGTGCGTAGAGGTTTAGGTTTTGATAAGCCACAGCTAAACCCTAAAGTAAAAGCTACTTGTGGTTGTGTATCAGACGAAAGTTTTGGTCATAGTGGCTTTACAGGAACATATACATGGGCAGATCCAGAATCAGGAATTTTATATGTGTTTTTGTCAAACAGAGTATACCCTACGATGAGAAATAGAGGTTTGGTTAAAAGCAATATGCGAACCAAAATTCAAAAGGATATTCAAAATGCTATAATTCAGTAAAAAAACAATTACAGAACATACAAAAGGCAGTAGCTATTAAACTAGTTACTGCCTTTTGTATTTGATGTTTTTGTGTGAATAAGTACTAATAAAAATGATGCTATAATGTAAAGTAAAGCTATTTTAAAATTAAAAAATAAATAAATAGTCCAGCCTTGTAAGAAATAGAATAAAGGAAACAAAACCATTCCTAATCCGAAACGAAAAGTATCAATAAATTCAATTTCATCTATTTTTTTATGTATCAATTTCCAAATTAAATAAGGAAAAAAACTATTTACAACGATTAGATAAAACAAAGGAAGATTTCTTGTTTTAGAAGAACTTATTTTAATAGAAAAGTCTTCATTCTTTATATTTAAGTTCACATTATTTATAGCTGTGAAATCTGTTTTTGCATTATTTAATTTAGATATAATAGTATTGTAATTCTCATCATCTTCAATATAAACAGTCAATTTTTTTAATTGGTTGCTAACTTGATTTTTTAAACTCTTTACCGAAGAGTTTAAGTCGTTTGTATTGTAAAAGTCATTTGCAATTATAGGCTTACCAAATGCAACAGTAACCTCTGAAGGGTATTTAGAAGAGTTTTGATAGGTTATACCAACAGGTATAACATATATCTTTAAATCGGGGTATTTATCTAGTGTTCTGTAAACTATTCGTGTAAATCCTTTGCTAATAGGTCTAATAGTTCTTTTTTTACTATGCCCCCCCTCTGGAAAAATCAGTAAAGATTCATTACTCTTTAATAATTCTTGACAGTTGTTAAAAATTTCTTCATTTTTTGATAGCTGTTTTACTCCATCCCTAATACGATATATAGGCATCATCCCTAATAAATTTAAAAAATTAGCAACTATCTTTTTTTTAAAAATGGCAGCGCGAACTAAAAAGTAAGTTTTTCTTGTTGTGTTTGTAGCTATTAAAAGGGGGTCTATTAATGCATTAGGGTGATTAGCAGTAAATAATATGGCTCCTTTTTTAGGAATGTTTTCTTTACCTAATATGTTTATTTTTTTTGAATAAAAAAATAAACCAATTTTTATATAGACCTTAAAAATAAAATACAGTAATGCGTTCATTAATTATTTTTTTTATAGCCCCAGAAAGTAGCTAATATCATTCCAGAAAACATATCCCAAATACCCCAAAAAGCAGCAAGTAAAGCCATTCCCCCAAGTCCATCGAAAAAACTAAAAACTAAGAGTAAACCTAAGCCACTATTTTGAATTCCAGTTTCTATTGAAATAGTTCTAGTATCTTTTTTATTTAATTTAAATAGTTTTGCTGTAGCGTAACCAATAATGAAAGCATATATGTTATGAAATATAACTAAAAATAATACTAAATGTATGTAATTCTTGAAAATACTTGCATTGTCGTACAGGGCAATTACAATAAGTAAAACAAAGAATATAATTGAAAAAGGACGGAGTATTTTATTAATTTTTTTTGCCATTTCAGAATGAAAATGGTTCACAGCCATTCCTAATATTATAGGAATTCCTAAGATAAGTAAAACAAGCTTAAATAATTCAAACGGATTTAGGGAAATACTTTTTAAAATAACGT
This genomic stretch from Tenacibaculum sp. Bg11-29 harbors:
- a CDS encoding bile acid:sodium symporter family protein yields the protein MLLNINDIQIDSIKINFNTDALWMLNIALAIIMFGIALDIKVSDFKILLKKPKAILVGILSQFILLPFLTFVAIYIINPYPSFALAMILIAACPGGNVSNFFSKMANGNTALSVSLTAFATLICLVMTPLNLHFWGSLYEPTNVILKSISLNPFELFKLVLLILGIPIILGMAVNHFHSEMAKKINKILRPFSIIFFVLLIVIALYDNASIFKNYIHLVLFLVIFHNIYAFIIGYATAKLFKLNKKDTRTISIETGIQNSGLGLLLVFSFFDGLGGMALLAAFWGIWDMFSGMILATFWGYKKNN
- a CDS encoding lysophospholipid acyltransferase family protein; protein product: MNALLYFIFKVYIKIGLFFYSKKINILGKENIPKKGAILFTANHPNALIDPLLIATNTTRKTYFLVRAAIFKKKIVANFLNLLGMMPIYRIRDGVKQLSKNEEIFNNCQELLKSNESLLIFPEGGHSKKRTIRPISKGFTRIVYRTLDKYPDLKIYVIPVGITYQNSSKYPSEVTVAFGKPIIANDFYNTNDLNSSVKSLKNQVSNQLKKLTVYIEDDENYNTIISKLNNAKTDFTAINNVNLNIKNEDFSIKISSSKTRNLPLFYLIVVNSFFPYLIWKLIHKKIDEIEFIDTFRFGLGMVLFPLFYFLQGWTIYLFFNFKIALLYIIASFLLVLIHTKTSNTKGSN
- a CDS encoding glycoside hydrolase family 3 N-terminal domain-containing protein, with protein sequence MMKKIVVFFIVAFAQSANAQQVDPLLAKDEKAQAIWVNSLMDSMSIDEKIGQLFMIQAYSNKDKKHEQVIKSMIEKYHVGNLIFMQGTPSKQVVLNNKYQALAKVPLMIGFDGEWGLDMRLKNTYRFPWNMALGAISDKELLKETGKRIGEHCKRVGIHMNFAPVVDINTNPNNPIIGNRSFGERKENVTQKAIAFSQGMQSVGVLANAKHFPGHGDTATDSHHTLPTINFSEERIDSIELYPFKKIFKAGVASVMTAHLSVPSLEPNAKLPTSLSKNVVTNLLQNKLGFQGLIVTDGLNMKGAANYSTPAEIDLAAILAGNDILLIPQDIPGSVKLLKDAILKGSLTEERLNFSVKKILKAKYLVGLNKYVPISIENLQQDLNSPYDEVLHRKLIKNSITVVKNKGSVLPIKDLKDKKIAYVSLGSSKGKEFLTMLRNYKKIDVISDKHLSVLTQKLKKYDLVIIGFHKSNKHPWKGYKFSNKDLVWLQEIARTKKVILDVFASPYSLLKLKSFENIEGVVVSYQNSKLSQELSAQALFGAFDLKGKLPVSINNEFKEGEGLLVKGLHVFEYTIPEEAGISSEKLSIINKRIDTILKQKMTPGGQILVARNGKVFINKSFGYHTHLKKRKVKKTDIYDLASLTKILASLPMIMKAEEDRKISLFSSLGDVLPRFYKSNKDTLILKEILSHTARLPSWIPFYMNTRDEETGKNSIKYYRKKRTKKYNIKVAKNLYLSKDYRDTIYKHIVEIDQRKRVGYKYSDLGYYIFKEILEKKYKTPLNRLVDEEFYKSLGADRMTYLPLKKFDRSEIVPTERDNYYRNQLVHGYVHDMGAAMLGGVGGHAGLFANANDVAKIMQMYLQKGEYGGKKYLNPETLDKFNHRYYKKRRVRRGLGFDKPQLNPKVKATCGCVSDESFGHSGFTGTYTWADPESGILYVFLSNRVYPTMRNRGLVKSNMRTKIQKDIQNAIIQ